From a single Sphingobium lignivorans genomic region:
- a CDS encoding putative bifunctional diguanylate cyclase/phosphodiesterase: MGCAARPFQRRRLMKQVQIPRDGSAVRPAGMDLPAPGPANETWLARACEMIEHTALGEWAFDPRKDLDVEPEPLRHALAKLMERVSTLLRASEHAALTDPATALPNRVGFRRLVEAAIHDGAAGATVASLIQLSLDSFKKISDRLGYAEGDRLLQLAADRLRLMADLFSELHPQHSRPVIARLGGDEFAIFIAGEVPASDLQDLAVRCLQLIEEPFDLGGLGLPAAISASAGIARMPEDAQDFERLMAKASLAMHEAKASGGNRVCVCHPQIIELARARARLEAELRVGLQRGELEFAFQPKLPTAPHTRPSAEALIRWRHPEQGLLLPGAFLPLAVESRLIVEIGRWTLLEGMRIARKWAEQGNACLLSLNITAQDIRQPDFVDFIRASLAQTNAPAELLEFEITESMVMEDSPLLAERLLEIRSLGIRIAIDDFGTGYSNLARLLHLPIDCIKIDRTLVTDIVGRSDYQTVVRTFVNLAEGLGFDVIAEGVETTAQAALLRGMGCHALQGFAIAPPLHEVDFLAWLEEPYMANAYLPRAR; the protein is encoded by the coding sequence ATGGGCTGTGCTGCCCGCCCCTTCCAGCGCCGACGCCTGATGAAGCAGGTCCAGATACCCCGGGACGGCAGCGCCGTCCGACCGGCCGGGATGGACTTGCCCGCGCCGGGGCCAGCAAACGAGACCTGGCTGGCGCGCGCCTGCGAGATGATCGAGCACACCGCGCTGGGCGAATGGGCTTTCGACCCCCGGAAAGACCTGGACGTCGAGCCTGAGCCGCTGAGACACGCCCTTGCCAAGCTCATGGAGCGGGTCTCGACGCTGTTGCGGGCGAGCGAACATGCCGCCCTTACCGATCCCGCCACGGCCCTGCCCAACCGGGTCGGCTTTCGCCGTCTCGTCGAAGCGGCGATCCATGATGGTGCCGCCGGGGCTACGGTGGCATCCCTCATCCAACTGAGCCTGGATTCGTTCAAGAAGATCAGCGATCGCCTCGGTTATGCGGAGGGAGATCGGCTGCTCCAGCTGGCGGCCGACCGGCTCCGGCTGATGGCCGACCTGTTCAGCGAACTCCATCCCCAGCACAGCCGGCCTGTCATCGCTCGCCTTGGGGGCGACGAGTTCGCCATCTTCATCGCCGGTGAAGTCCCCGCCTCCGATCTTCAGGACCTTGCCGTGCGTTGCCTCCAGCTCATCGAGGAGCCGTTCGATCTCGGCGGCCTGGGCCTGCCAGCGGCTATCAGCGCCAGCGCCGGCATCGCGCGCATGCCCGAGGACGCGCAGGATTTTGAGCGGCTGATGGCCAAGGCCAGCCTTGCTATGCACGAGGCCAAGGCAAGCGGCGGCAATCGGGTCTGCGTCTGCCATCCCCAGATCATCGAGCTGGCGCGGGCCCGGGCACGCCTCGAAGCCGAGCTGCGCGTGGGTCTACAGCGGGGCGAACTGGAATTCGCCTTTCAGCCCAAACTGCCCACGGCGCCGCACACGCGCCCCTCCGCCGAAGCGCTGATCCGCTGGCGTCATCCGGAGCAGGGACTCCTGCTACCGGGCGCTTTCCTGCCGCTGGCGGTAGAATCGCGGCTGATCGTCGAGATCGGCCGCTGGACCCTGCTGGAAGGCATGCGGATTGCACGCAAATGGGCAGAGCAGGGCAACGCATGCCTCCTCTCGCTGAACATCACGGCGCAGGACATCCGGCAGCCGGATTTCGTCGACTTCATTCGCGCGTCCCTCGCCCAGACCAATGCGCCGGCCGAGCTGCTCGAATTCGAAATCACCGAATCGATGGTGATGGAGGATTCCCCTCTTCTCGCCGAGCGCCTTCTCGAGATCCGGTCCCTCGGCATCCGCATTGCCATCGATGATTTCGGCACGGGCTACTCCAATCTCGCCCGCCTGCTGCATCTGCCGATCGACTGCATCAAGATCGACCGCACGCTGGTGACCGACATCGTGGGCCGCAGCGATTACCAGACGGTGGTCCGGACCTTCGTCAACCTCGCCGAGGGGCTGGGGTTCGACGTGATCGCGGAAGGCGTTGAGACGACCGCCCAGGCAGCCCTGTTGCGGGGCATGGGCTGCCACGCCCTGCAGGGTTTCGCGATTGCGCCGCCCCTGCATGAAGTCGATTTCCTGGCGTGGCTTGAAGAGCCCTACATGGCCAACGCTTATCTCCCCCGGGCCCGATGA
- a CDS encoding response regulator, which produces MAQPQSGRRPIQILYVDDEDDLRLVVQRVLSREPDFVVKELNSGIALLELLADPECKPDLILLDVIMPGMDGLETARRVRVIDSKLPIIFFTANGELTDKWPADDGAILGTLNKPFHFRTLAQDIRRMFDGESLESE; this is translated from the coding sequence ATGGCGCAACCCCAAAGCGGGCGAAGACCGATTCAGATACTCTACGTGGACGACGAGGACGATCTTCGGCTCGTGGTGCAGCGGGTGCTTTCGAGAGAGCCTGACTTCGTCGTCAAAGAACTGAACAGTGGAATAGCGCTGCTGGAGCTTCTGGCCGATCCGGAGTGCAAGCCCGACCTGATCCTGCTGGACGTCATCATGCCAGGCATGGACGGTCTGGAAACGGCACGGCGGGTTCGCGTAATCGATAGCAAGCTCCCGATCATTTTCTTCACGGCCAATGGCGAACTGACGGACAAATGGCCCGCTGATGACGGGGCCATACTGGGGACGCTGAACAAGCCGTTCCACTTTCGCACGCTCGCCCAAGATATTCGCCGGATGTTCGACGGGGAAAGTCTCGAAAGCGAATGA
- a CDS encoding YfiR family protein, with protein sequence MKRFLPPLQPFGLGIAALALTAIPSSAHAATEPPHLKAAIIYNIIRFVDLRPPSGRVVLCVPGNEPLADALQVYDGRNVAGGRLEVRVVKRTAWSVDCRIAYVAPGSAGPAGNAPPPATLLIGEGSDFLDRQGSVAIVSFGRQIGFEVNLTAGARAGAVFSSRLLRLARAVKD encoded by the coding sequence ATGAAGCGCTTCCTACCCCCCTTGCAGCCCTTTGGTCTGGGCATTGCGGCTCTCGCGCTGACGGCGATCCCCTCGTCCGCGCACGCCGCCACGGAACCGCCGCATCTCAAGGCAGCGATCATCTACAACATCATCCGGTTCGTCGACCTCCGTCCGCCGAGCGGCCGTGTCGTCCTGTGCGTCCCCGGCAACGAACCTCTTGCCGATGCCTTGCAGGTCTATGACGGCCGCAATGTCGCAGGCGGGCGGCTGGAGGTCAGGGTCGTCAAGCGGACGGCCTGGAGCGTCGATTGCCGGATTGCCTATGTCGCGCCTGGCTCCGCTGGCCCCGCCGGCAACGCCCCGCCCCCGGCGACGCTGCTCATCGGCGAAGGATCGGACTTTCTTGACCGCCAGGGAAGCGTCGCGATCGTGAGCTTCGGCCGGCAGATCGGCTTCGAGGTGAACCTTACCGCCGGTGCCCGCGCCGGCGCGGTCTTCAGCTCACGGCTGTTGCGCCTGGCACGCGCGGTCAAGGATTGA
- a CDS encoding TonB-dependent receptor plug domain-containing protein, which produces MNRPSSNWRLFVVTALAGACLLGAASAHAQDLSDYSLEDLLTAESTSVAKRRQRVNDSPAAVTIITQEDILRSGAQSIPDLLRLVPGVEVGQIDSASTAVSVRGFSTRFANNLLVMIDGRSLYVSGLSGVLWDQQLVPLSDIERIEVVRGPGATLWGSNAVNGVINIITKDSIQTQGWQANAFISGDARNATLRYGGSGERLSYRAYVTARDLDGLTKADGQPWSSGSSAIQAGFRLDAVPNDRDTVTLQGDVQHGNFVADLLQTPPRVQQPDYYPFNGNFTGANVLARWSRQWSDQREFSLQAYYDLVRRRELGVDVTRALQDVDASLRLGSDRQELVLGLNYRRTTDSFESSDSFVSFSLPRQTTQWISGFVQEDVWLMPERLRLSIGTKAEYNTISGFALQPSIRLLARPSDAITLWAAASRAVRTPARFEQSVNVDLGMPAGSSMNPLPINMLARVQGQPSLSAERLDAFEIGARGSLGSALTYDIAAYYNRYHNLIGYEATGQSMSYSPAPVMILDYRSANIGWGRTLGLEASLTFSPLPGLRLQGTGSLQDLSFKTKDDTSISHAVAGLSPKFQSGLRASYDIGPDLEVDAWLRHVGALSSSDIPAYDDLDLRINYAVLPRLNLSLIGQNLLTERRIEFAQQLYPSPRSYVSRSVALRVSLDF; this is translated from the coding sequence ATGAACAGGCCATCCTCGAACTGGCGGCTATTCGTCGTCACGGCCCTCGCCGGCGCATGTCTGCTCGGGGCGGCAAGCGCCCACGCGCAGGACCTGAGCGATTACTCCCTTGAGGACCTGCTGACGGCCGAATCCACCTCGGTCGCCAAGCGTCGGCAGCGCGTGAATGACAGTCCCGCGGCCGTCACCATCATCACTCAGGAAGATATCCTGCGCTCGGGCGCACAGAGCATCCCCGATCTGCTGCGTCTCGTGCCGGGCGTGGAGGTGGGGCAGATCGACAGCGCGTCGACGGCCGTCTCGGTGCGCGGCTTCAGCACGCGCTTCGCGAACAATCTGCTCGTGATGATCGATGGCCGCTCGCTCTATGTCTCGGGTCTTTCGGGTGTGCTGTGGGACCAGCAGCTTGTTCCCCTGTCCGACATCGAGCGGATCGAGGTTGTCCGCGGTCCCGGCGCGACTCTGTGGGGATCGAATGCCGTCAACGGCGTCATCAACATCATCACGAAAGACAGTATCCAGACGCAGGGCTGGCAGGCCAATGCCTTCATCTCCGGCGACGCCCGCAATGCCACGCTGCGTTATGGCGGCAGCGGGGAACGGCTCAGCTACCGCGCTTATGTGACCGCTCGCGATCTCGACGGACTGACGAAGGCGGATGGCCAGCCATGGAGCAGCGGCTCGAGCGCCATCCAGGCCGGTTTCCGGCTCGATGCCGTGCCCAATGACCGCGACACGGTCACGCTGCAAGGCGACGTCCAGCATGGAAATTTCGTGGCGGACCTGCTGCAGACGCCGCCGCGCGTGCAGCAGCCGGATTATTATCCGTTCAATGGCAACTTCACCGGCGCGAACGTCCTTGCGCGCTGGTCGCGCCAGTGGAGCGACCAGCGCGAGTTCAGCCTTCAGGCCTATTATGATCTGGTCCGGCGGCGTGAGCTCGGCGTGGACGTCACCCGGGCGCTGCAGGATGTCGATGCCAGTCTCCGACTGGGCAGCGACCGGCAGGAACTCGTCCTGGGCCTGAATTATCGCCGCACCACCGACTCCTTCGAATCCTCGGACAGCTTTGTCTCCTTCTCCCTCCCCCGGCAGACCACCCAGTGGATCAGCGGTTTCGTCCAGGAGGACGTCTGGCTGATGCCCGAGCGCCTGCGGCTCTCGATCGGCACCAAGGCGGAATACAACACGATCAGCGGTTTCGCGCTTCAGCCGAGCATTCGCCTGCTCGCCAGGCCGAGCGACGCCATCACCTTGTGGGCCGCTGCGTCCCGGGCCGTCCGCACGCCCGCCCGCTTCGAGCAATCCGTCAATGTGGATCTGGGAATGCCGGCAGGATCATCAATGAATCCCCTGCCCATCAATATGCTCGCGCGCGTCCAGGGCCAGCCGTCCCTGTCCGCGGAGCGGCTCGACGCTTTCGAGATCGGCGCGCGCGGCAGTCTGGGCAGCGCGCTCACTTATGACATCGCCGCCTACTACAACCGCTATCACAACCTCATCGGCTATGAGGCGACCGGGCAGTCGATGAGCTATTCGCCCGCGCCCGTCATGATCCTCGACTATCGGAGCGCCAATATCGGCTGGGGCCGGACCTTGGGCCTGGAAGCCTCGCTGACCTTCAGTCCCTTGCCCGGGCTCAGGCTGCAGGGCACCGGATCGCTGCAGGATCTCTCGTTCAAGACGAAGGATGACACCTCGATCAGCCACGCGGTCGCTGGCCTGTCGCCGAAATTCCAGTCGGGCCTGCGCGCAAGCTATGACATCGGACCCGATCTGGAAGTCGATGCATGGCTGCGCCATGTCGGCGCGCTTTCGAGCAGCGATATCCCGGCCTATGATGATCTCGACCTGCGGATCAATTATGCGGTCCTTCCGCGCCTGAACCTGTCCCTGATCGGTCAGAACCTGCTCACCGAGCGCCGGATCGAATTCGCGCAACAGCTTTATCCCTCACCCCGCAGCTATGTGTCGCGCTCGGTCGCGCTGCGCGTCTCGCTGGATTTCTGA
- a CDS encoding PAS domain-containing sensor histidine kinase, giving the protein MIAGRNWWRYAIHIFFGSVILAAIALIGFAFVRTSTGISRIAEELTRAGRTLTLVHDIDRLVPRPDLAPPEDGTCDAGNGRPPQENRRIANLLQQLRALQAQEASREASAPIERLTQFAPQANCSADAARRAEAAIGELIALERARTKELGQDLLAFDRERWSRSFALLGLLTLALVTYVTATRAYRRHERKLIERWESASQRHNLVFKGAASPLMVVDAESRIEAVNPAAERLLGIRSSELLGRPSSSVLQPWSGERSAASEEFPPGSVLPLGVHRMMVGQPSGKGFPVEVAKTSLVLPEGDRALLVVTDISERLEAERRRNEFISTASHELRSPLSAISGSLGLVLEGDTGELSEDTREMVGIANSNANRLILLINDLLDIERISSGGVSFRLSVCDLNPLAKRAVTDMRPLAREKNVTIRLQLPAEPSEACVDDQRLLQVLVNLLSNAIKFSPPDGEIIVDVSAHPGIHRVSVTDNGPGVPDELHPRIFSRFAQALGSRVGTGLGLAISKEIVERLGGSIHCRSRSGDGANFYFDLPRAIQAS; this is encoded by the coding sequence TTGATCGCTGGGCGCAACTGGTGGCGCTATGCAATCCATATCTTTTTCGGCAGCGTGATCCTTGCGGCCATTGCCCTGATCGGCTTCGCATTCGTCCGGACATCGACCGGCATCAGCCGGATTGCCGAGGAACTGACCCGGGCCGGCCGAACATTGACCCTGGTCCACGATATAGACCGGCTTGTGCCTCGCCCCGATCTTGCTCCACCCGAAGACGGGACATGCGACGCCGGCAATGGCCGGCCTCCGCAAGAGAACCGGAGGATAGCGAATCTCCTTCAGCAACTGCGTGCCCTTCAGGCGCAGGAAGCCAGCCGTGAGGCCAGCGCGCCGATCGAGCGCCTCACGCAATTCGCGCCCCAGGCGAATTGCAGCGCAGACGCCGCCCGGCGGGCGGAAGCGGCCATCGGAGAGCTGATTGCGCTGGAACGCGCTCGCACCAAAGAGCTGGGGCAGGACCTGCTGGCATTCGACCGAGAGCGCTGGAGCCGCTCCTTCGCTCTGCTCGGCCTGCTCACGCTCGCGCTCGTGACTTATGTCACGGCGACCCGGGCCTATCGACGCCACGAACGAAAGCTCATCGAGCGATGGGAATCTGCGTCCCAGCGGCATAATCTCGTGTTCAAGGGGGCCGCCAGTCCGCTCATGGTGGTGGATGCCGAGAGTCGGATCGAGGCGGTTAATCCGGCGGCCGAGCGATTGCTGGGCATCAGGAGTTCGGAGCTTCTCGGGCGTCCAAGCAGCAGCGTCCTGCAGCCCTGGAGCGGCGAGCGATCTGCCGCCTCAGAGGAATTTCCGCCCGGGTCCGTCCTGCCGCTTGGCGTTCACAGGATGATGGTGGGGCAGCCGTCCGGCAAAGGCTTTCCGGTCGAGGTCGCGAAAACATCGCTGGTGCTCCCGGAAGGCGACCGGGCGCTGCTCGTCGTCACCGATATTTCGGAGCGGCTCGAGGCCGAAAGGCGGCGCAACGAGTTCATCTCCACGGCCAGCCATGAGCTGCGATCGCCGCTCAGCGCGATTTCCGGTTCCCTCGGCCTGGTGCTGGAGGGGGACACGGGCGAACTCTCGGAGGATACGCGCGAGATGGTGGGCATCGCCAACAGTAATGCCAACCGGCTGATCCTGCTGATCAACGATCTGCTGGACATCGAGCGGATCTCCAGCGGGGGTGTATCGTTCCGGCTGTCCGTCTGCGATCTCAACCCCTTAGCCAAAAGGGCCGTCACGGATATGCGTCCGCTCGCGCGGGAGAAGAATGTCACGATTCGCTTGCAGTTGCCCGCTGAGCCAAGCGAGGCATGCGTCGACGACCAGCGGCTCCTGCAGGTTCTGGTCAATCTCCTGTCCAATGCGATCAAATTCTCGCCTCCCGACGGGGAAATCATTGTCGATGTGAGCGCTCATCCCGGCATCCACCGCGTCAGCGTGACCGACAACGGACCGGGCGTGCCGGACGAACTCCACCCGCGCATCTTCTCGCGTTTCGCCCAGGCGCTTGGCTCGCGAGTGGGAACAGGCCTTGGCCTCGCGATCAGCAAGGAGATCGTGGAGCGGCTCGGGGGCTCGATCCATTGCCGGTCTCGTTCGGGCGATGGCGCCAACTTCTATTTCGACCTGCCGCGGGCCATTCAGGCAAGTTAG